Below is a genomic region from Fibrobacter sp. UWH6.
ACATTTCCTAATCTCTTCCGCTTCTTCAGAAAAGTCAGGATTGGCAGTTAATTCTTCAAATACGCCTTGAGGCGTTCATAGGTAGCGACATCCTCTTCGACCTCGTCCCAATCCATATCAAAGTAGGCAAAGCCCTCATTGGCATAAAGCTCGATTAGCTGCCACTTTGTGATACCGAGAATTTCGGCAGCGCGACCATGCGATATGGTCTCGTTCTTTACAAACGGATGCAACAACAAGGCCAACTGCACAAGTTCGCCTTCTGGCTTCGTCGCAATATACGGCTCCATATCCACCG
It encodes:
- a CDS encoding UPF0175 family protein encodes the protein MEMTTVQLQIPVDMEPYIATKPEGELVQLALLLHPFVKNETISHGRAAEILGITKWQLIELYANEGFAYFDMDWDEVEEDVATYERLKAYLKN